In one window of Plasmodium malariae genome assembly, contig: PmUG01_00_36, whole genome shotgun sequence DNA:
- the PmUG01_00061800 gene encoding STP1 protein, producing MLIILKFRLINILEFKITLSINKMLYNFIVSSDSYLELPIGLHGFGSSSVQYILNPRFTSIGQHIKKITSSLRVEKNKRKFRKTCLDLADYIIGKSHAPAHIDQSKWDLALKNWYKIQYKDLTRHGECPMIIKQNERNLLELSYEVKDFHEKKNRELNRLKSFLTENNTYSCNNDPACMKILKEYNIWINDRKKYFEGKRELIQKNSSYEQRKLKFSIPINNLLNPEIYSELSEALPSVSVPFEEEDGKEIRGEGKGEDISLGVRGNASENQKSEKSKFPKNSEQPTSMTESDPVEHRPITRGLGESTGHITTIPSDEALKPDSSSVFIIPSKRPDTEGNQYNAHISYILTSFLVIIVFSFFIKYVLIGMFKKKKKIKRREVKFLRILVPSYYNRSKFLRHNHLEHPINEDEEIIKKIKIQEHNMNKNENVLYGKKDRSITIIEVHMEILEECRNKEWEYNKGEFLAICQEVLTKKENGTYTNLKDDEVVMDNIKSTNEIEKQKSLWSKWVERHKMFLEKLRKKDWFNNLKNDWKEERSYIKNSEKLRKYLSNENEKDPFLERKKDIWRRWVSRKGTIVEKYLEEDLFEKLREEIYNMIDTYENEGRKDDILFMNKEELENKENYEVLYKYFKTKLLEKLCILVFMMVLEECKNEEYIENMESHFDNSINECITGKNLDIKPEIEENLTDINGDVLGNIKNNKNYAYEGEDCFREELKEWIRENDAYINSLDSDNNIDECYQVVE from the exons ATgttgataattttaaaatttcgtttaattaatatattagaatttaaaattactctatcgataaataaaatgttatataattttattgttagTTCAGATAGTTATTTAGAATTACCTATA GGTTTGCATGGATTTGGTTCTTCGTCAgtgcaatatattttaaatccCAGATTTACAAGCATAGGacaacatattaaaaaaataacttctTCCTTAAGAgttgagaaaaataaaagaaaatttagaaaaactTGCTTAGATCTGGCTGATTATATCATTGGGAAAAGCCACGCACCCGCACATATTGATCAATCTAAATGGGACTTAGCACTAAAGAATTGGTATAAAATTCAATATAAAGATCTAACTAGACATGGGGAATGCCCTATGATTATAAAGCAGAATGAGAGAAATCTTTTAGAATTAAGTTATGAGGTAAAAGATtttcatgaaaaaaaaaatagagagCTCAATCGACTAAAATCCTTCCTTAcagaaaataatacatatagtTGTAATAATGATCCAGCTTGTATGAAAATActtaaagaatataatatctGGATTAATgataggaaaaaatattttgaggGAAAAAGAGAGctcattcaaaaaaattcctCATATGAACAAAGGAAATTGAAATTTTCAATACCAATTAATAACTTGCTGAATCCTGAAATATATAGTGAACTTTCTGAAGCTTTACCTTCAGTTTCAGTTCCATTTGAAGAAGAAGATGGAAAAGAGATAAGAGGAGAAGGAAAAGGAGAAGACATATCCTTAGGAGTAAGAGGAAATGCGTCTGAAAATCAAA AATCTGAAAAATCAAAGTTTCCTAAAAATTCAGAACAACCTACTTCAATGACTGAATCTGATCCTGTAGAACATCGTCCAATAACTCGTGGATTAGGAGAAAGTACTGGTCATATAACTACTATACCATCTGATGAAGCATTAAAACCTGATTCAAGttctgtttttattatacccTCTAAAAGACCAG ATACAGAAGGAAATCAATATAACGCCCACATATCGTATATTTTAACAAGCTTTCTAGTTATTATagtattttccttttttattaaa TATGTTTTAATAggtatgtttaaaaaaaagaaaaagataaaaagaagagaagTTAAATTTCTGAGAATATTAGTACCTTCCTATTATAACAgaagtaaatttttaagaCATAATCATTTGGAACACCCAATAAATGAAGACGAAgaaatcattaaaaaaataaaaatacaagaacataatatgaacaaaaatgaaaatgtattatacGGAAAAAAGGACAGATCCATAACTATTATAGAAGTACATATGGAAATACTGGAAGAATGCAGAAATAAAGAATGGGAATATAACAAAGGAGAATTTTTAGCAATATGCCAAGaagtattaacaaaaaaagaaaatggaaCTTACACTAACTTAAAGGATGATGAAGTAGTAATggataatattaaaagtaccaatgaaattgaaaaacaaaaaagtcTATGGAGTAAATGGGTGGAAAGACATAAAATGTTTTTGGAAAAATTGAGAAAAAAGGATTGGTTTAACAATCTGAAAAATGATTGGAAAGAAGAAAGatcatacataaaaaatagtgaaaaattaagaaaatatctttcaaatgaaaatgaaaaagatccatttttagaaagaaaaaaagatatatggaGACGTTGGGTATCAAGGAAGGGTACTAttgtagaaaaatatttggaAGAAGACTTGTTTGAAAAATTGAGAgaggaaatatataatatgatagATACATATGAAAATGAAGGAAGAAAGgatgatatattatttatgaataaagaagaattggaaaacaaagaaaattatgaagtattatataaatactttaaaacaaaattattagaaaaacTGTGTATACTAGTATTTATGATGGTACTAGAGGAATGTAAAAATGAGGagtatatagaaaatatggAATCACATTTCGATAATTCTATAAATGAATGTATAACAGGAAAAAACTTAGATATTAAACCAGAAATTGAGGAAAATTTAACTGATATTAACGGAGATGTTTTagggaatataaaaaataataaaaattatgcttATGAAGGAGAAGACTGTTTCAGAGAAGAATTGAAAGAATGGATAAGAGAAAATGATGCATACATAAATTCCTTAGATAGTGATAATAACATAGACGAATGC